In one Epinephelus moara isolate mb chromosome 6, YSFRI_EMoa_1.0, whole genome shotgun sequence genomic region, the following are encoded:
- the crot gene encoding peroxisomal carnitine O-octanoyltransferase gives MDNNLSETVPERTFQYQNSLPSLPVPSLETSLSKYLNAVCPFASDEEFKATADIVRKFQDGVGKELHQKLLQRARTRRNWLEEWWLDTAYLEPRIPSQLNVNFAGPGAYLEHCWPAEEGTQLERASISTWHTLQYWNLIRTERIHPQKAGKIPLDMDQFRMLFCTCKVPGVKKDTIRNYFKTESEGPCPSHLLVMCRGRIFTFDAVHDGQILTPPELLRQLSYVKQCCEGEPVGEGVAALTTDERTRWAQAREHLISIDPHNNTILETIQSCLFVVSLDEVKPYSTAENYSNLTMEALAGDPTIRWGDKSYNSLVFGNGTFASNCDHAPYDAMVIVSMCWYLDQQIKAAGGKWQGSDAVRPVPHPEELVFTVDEKIQSAISHAKQQYLEAAQDLQIVCYAFTGFGKADIRQKKLHPDTFVQLAMQLAYYRIHKRPGSCYETAMTRKYYHGRTDTMRPCTQEAVNWCKAMMDPTCDADTKRKAMLHAFTKHNKLMGEAQEGKGFDRHLLGLYLIAKEEGHPTPELFTDPLYAKSGGGGNFVLSSSLVGYTTILGAVAPMVHHGYGFFYRIRDDRIVISMSAWKSCHETDAAILFNSFSSSLHQMLHLATTSQL, from the exons ATGGATAATAACTTGTCAGAGACTGTGCCAGAGCGGACCTTCCAGTACCAAAACAGCCTGCCATCCCTGCCTGTCCCATCACTAGAGACCAGCCTTTCAAAGTACCTGAATGCAG TTTGTCCATTTGCATCTGATGAAGAGTTCAAGGCTACAGCAGATATTGTGAGGAAGTTTCAAGATGGTGTTGGCAAAGAGCTGCACCAGAAGCTACTGCAGAGAGCCAGGACAAGGAGGAActgg CTGGAAGAGTGGTGGTTAGACACTGCTTATCTGGAGCCACGCATCCCCTCTCAGCTGAATGTGAACTTTGCCGGCCCTGGGGCGTACTTAGAGCACTGCTGGCCTGCTGAAGAGGGAACTCAACTGGAGAGGGCCAGTATCAGCACATGGCACACACTACAGTACTGGAACCTGATCCGCAC ggagAGGATTCATCCTCAGAAAGCTGGAAAAATACCGCTGGATATGGACCAGTTCAGAATGCTGTTCTGCACCTGCAAAGTACCTGGAGTAAAGAAGGACACCATTCGTAACTACTTCAAGACAG AGAGTGAGGGTCCGTGCCCCTCCCATTTGTTAGTGATGTGTCGTGGACGGATCTTCACATTTGACGCAGTCCATGATGGACAAATCCTCACTCCTCCAGAACTTCTCAG GCAGCTGAGCTATGTGAAGCAGTGCTGTGAAGGAGAGCCGGTGGGAGAAGGAGTGGCTGCTCTCACCACAGACGAGAGGACCCGTTGGGCGCAG GCCAGGGAGCATCTAATAAGCATTGACCCACATAATAACACCATCTTGGAGACCATCCAGAGCTGCCTGTTCGTTGTTTCTCTGGATGAAGTGAAACCCTACTCCACTGCAGAGAACTACTCAAAT TTGACCATGGAAGCCCTTGCAGGCGACCCCACCATCCGCTGGGGTGACAAATCGTACAATTCACTGGTGTTCGGAAATGGCACTTTTGCATCCAATTGTGAT CATGCGCCATATGATGCCATGGTAATAGTGTCTATGTGTTGGTATCTGGATCAGCAAATCAAAGCTGCAGGAGGCAAATGGCAG GGCTCAGATGCAGTCAGACCTGTACCCCATCCTGAGGAGCTGGTGTTTACTGTGGATGAAAAAATCCAGAGTGCTATCAGCCACGCCAAACAGCAATATCTTGAGGCG GCACAGGACCTGCAGATTGTGTGTTACGCCTTCACAGGGTTTGGAAAAGCAGACATCAGACAGAAGAAGTTGCATCCAGACACCTTTGTTCAACTAGCAATGCAGCTGGCCTACTACAGAATTCACAAAAG GCCAGGAAGTTGTTACGAGACAGCAATGACTCGCAAGTATTACCACGGCAGGACGGATACGATGCGACCCTGCACCCAGGAGGCTGTGAACTGGTGCAAAGCCATGATGGACCCAACGTgtgat GCTGACACCAAGAGGAAAGCCATGCTGCACGCCTTCACGAAACACAACAAACTGATGGGTGAAGCCCAGGAAGGAAAAG GTTTTGACAGGCATCTCCTTGGGCTGTACCTCATCGCCAAAGAGGAGGGTCATCCCACTCCAGAACTCTTCACAGATCCTCTCTATGCAAAGAG tgGCGGTGGTGGTAACTTCGTGCTGTCGTCCAGTCTGGTGGGCTACACTACAATCCTGGGGGCCGTGGCTCCCATGGTGCACCACGGCTATGGCTTTTTCTATCGCATCAGAGATGACAG GATTGTGATCTCCATGTCAGCATGGAAATCTTGCCATGAGACGGATGCTGCGATACTATTCAACAGCTTCTCCAGCTCCTTGCATCAGATGCTCCATCTGGCCACTACATCTCAGCTATAA
- the acbd7 gene encoding acyl-CoA-binding domain-containing protein 7, producing MSSQAEFEKMAADVKNVKTRPTDQELLDLYGLYKQSVVGEINTERPGITDLKGKAKWDAWNSRKGMSKEDAMSAYITLAKEVISKYGM from the exons ATGTCTTCTCAG GCAGAGTTTGAGAAGATGGCAGCGGACGTGAAGAACGTGAAGACGAGGCCTACGGACCAGGAGCTGCTGGACCTGTACGGCCTGTACAAGCAGTCAGTCGTTGGAGAGATTAACACCG AAAGACCAGGAATAACAGATTTAAAAGGAAAAGCCAAGTGGGACGCCTGGAACTCCAGGAAAG GAATGTCCAAGGAAGATGCCATGTCAGCCTACATCACACTCGCAAAGGAAGTCATCAGCAAGTACGGCATGTAA
- the rpp38 gene encoding ribonuclease P protein subunit p38: MPAAAKSAKKEIKKPPKTSFTSPFPPQWGTIPQEDMHFILKTLKDKLVSVGLKKKEVKVFRPWRKKKDKKPAATSESEPVPQVSQEGQAQDSPKTGWTDVAVRKQLAIGINEVTKALERNELKLLLVCKSVMPKHMTNHLIALSVTRGVPACQVPRLSQSVSEPLGLKSVLALGFRQCASKDDEVFTDTVDAITPKVPPVDVAWLQGAAPSVTPEDPADMEEEEEGGKKRKGQKRKLESESDQVTESASSCTLQPLKVKRIVANPAKKRKIKAKSQTV; the protein is encoded by the coding sequence ATGCCTGCTGCAGCAAAGTCAGCTAAAAAGGAAATCAAAAAGCCACCCAAGACCTCCTTCACATCACCGTTTCCTCCACAATGGGGTACGATTCCTCAAGAAGACATGCACTTCATCCTGAAAACCCTGAAGGACAAGCTGGTGTCTGTGGGTCTTAAGAAGAAAGAGGTGAAAGTGTTTCGGCCATGGAGGAAAAAGAAGGACAAGAAACCTGCTGCCACGTCAGAATCAGAGCCGGTTCCCCAGGTGAGCCAGGAAGGACAGGCGCAGGATTCTCCCAAAACCGGCTGGACAGACGTGGCAGTGAGGAAACAACTGGCCATTGGCATCAACGAGGTCACCAAAGCTCTGGAGAGGAACGAGCTCAAACTGCTGCTTGTGTGCAAGTCTGTCATGCCCAAACACATGACGAATCACCTGATAGCACTGAGCGTTACGAGAGGCGTGCCGGCCTGCCAGGTGCCTCGGCTGAGCCAGAGCGTGTCGGAGCCGCTGGGGCTGAAGAGTGTCCTTGCTCTGGGATTCAGACAGTGTGCCTCCAAAGACGATGAGGTGTTCACTGACACTGTGGACGCCATCACACCCAAAGTGCCTCCAGTGGATGTTGCATGGCTACAAGGTGCAGCACCCAGTGTGACACCTGAAGACCCCGCTGacatggaagaggaggaggaaggtggcAAGAAGAGGAAGGGCCAGAAAAGGAAACTTGAGAGTGAATCTGACCAGGTCACAGAGTCGGCGTCCTCCTGCACTCTGCAACCTCTCAAAGTGAAAAGAATAGTTGCTAACCctgcaaagaaaagaaaaataaaggctAAGTCACAGACAGTCTAA